A region from the Aegilops tauschii subsp. strangulata cultivar AL8/78 chromosome 5, Aet v6.0, whole genome shotgun sequence genome encodes:
- the LOC109732565 gene encoding uncharacterized protein isoform X1 has protein sequence MGCCRPTKGRHSVCILGFHPTQSGGSAHQREPNPPLTKEKTTQSGPFLARRRWRRKQIGGAGGGRGRTGTCLLLLSDSVVNNRLGLRVWSSARAPINMGPEAPELQPNPVDPAGRLVPEHSSMAIADVNMGLQAPELLSYHINRARPFYDEKWKSMNVGKKKTKKKIFRVPQHELDDILSYQVPAWPKVDKRYPSAAIEMEKMKEYFLAGREKMRREYEAHGYATFEAEVTDDEKEEDAAATTPHEEKDDNAAATSFHDKNDDAAATHIHEEKDDVPATSFHDKNDDAAATPTHEEKDYAAETSSPWIIPRGRGRRRFRPGVVKQASGVKKIT, from the exons ATGGGCTGTTGCAGGCCTACCAAGGGACGCCACAGCGTCTGCATTTTGGGCTTCCACCCAACCCAATCCGGTGGTAGCGCCCACCAAAGAGAACCCAATCCACCCCTCACAAAAGAAAAAACAACCCAATCGGGACCATTCTTGGCGAGGAGAAGGTGGAGAAGAAAGCAGatcggcggcgccggcggcggccgtgGCCGCACTGGTACttgccttcttcttctttccgatTCCGTTGTAAATA ATCGACTCGGACTGCGGGTGTGGTCTTCCGCCCGAGCACCCATAAACATGGGTCCGGAGGCGCCTGAGCTTCAACCAAACCCCGTCGATCCCGCTGGACGCCTTGTGCCAGAGCACAGCTCGATGGCGATCGCCGATGTCAACATGGGTCTACAGGCGCCTGAACTTTTGTCATATCACATCAATCGCGCACGACCCTTCTATGATGAAAAGTGGAAAAGTATGAATGtggggaagaagaagacgaagaagaagattttCCGGGTTCCGCAGCATGAGCTGGATGACATACTGTCCTATCAGGTGCCGGCTTGGCCGAAAGTGGATAAACGCTATCCTTCGGCCGCCATAGAGATGGAAAAAATGAAGGAATACTTTTTGGCCGGGCGGGAGAAGATGAGGCGAGAGTATGAGGCCCATGGCTATGCTACTTTTGAAGCAGAGGTCACCGATGATGAGAAGGAGGAAGACGCAGCAGCGACTACTCCTCATGAGGAGAAGGATGACAATGCAGCAGCGACATCTTTTCATGACAAGAATGACGATGCAGCAGCGACTCATATTCACGAGGAGAAGGATGATGTGCCAGCGACATCTTTTCACGACAAGAATGATGATGCAGCAGCGACTCCTACTCATGAGGAGAAGGATTATGCAGCAGAGACATCTTCTCCTTGGATTATTCCACGAGGAAGAGGCCGGAGAAGATTTCGCCCGGGTGTCGTGAAGCAAGCGAGTGGTGTTAAGAAAATAACTTAG
- the LOC109732565 gene encoding uncharacterized protein isoform X2, translating into MGCCRPTKGRHSVCILGFHPTQSGGSAHQREPNPPLTKEKTTQSGPFLARRRWRRKQIGGAGGGRGRTDRLGLRVWSSARAPINMGPEAPELQPNPVDPAGRLVPEHSSMAIADVNMGLQAPELLSYHINRARPFYDEKWKSMNVGKKKTKKKIFRVPQHELDDILSYQVPAWPKVDKRYPSAAIEMEKMKEYFLAGREKMRREYEAHGYATFEAEVTDDEKEEDAAATTPHEEKDDNAAATSFHDKNDDAAATHIHEEKDDVPATSFHDKNDDAAATPTHEEKDYAAETSSPWIIPRGRGRRRFRPGVVKQASGVKKIT; encoded by the exons ATGGGCTGTTGCAGGCCTACCAAGGGACGCCACAGCGTCTGCATTTTGGGCTTCCACCCAACCCAATCCGGTGGTAGCGCCCACCAAAGAGAACCCAATCCACCCCTCACAAAAGAAAAAACAACCCAATCGGGACCATTCTTGGCGAGGAGAAGGTGGAGAAGAAAGCAGatcggcggcgccggcggcggccgtgGCCGCACTG ATCGACTCGGACTGCGGGTGTGGTCTTCCGCCCGAGCACCCATAAACATGGGTCCGGAGGCGCCTGAGCTTCAACCAAACCCCGTCGATCCCGCTGGACGCCTTGTGCCAGAGCACAGCTCGATGGCGATCGCCGATGTCAACATGGGTCTACAGGCGCCTGAACTTTTGTCATATCACATCAATCGCGCACGACCCTTCTATGATGAAAAGTGGAAAAGTATGAATGtggggaagaagaagacgaagaagaagattttCCGGGTTCCGCAGCATGAGCTGGATGACATACTGTCCTATCAGGTGCCGGCTTGGCCGAAAGTGGATAAACGCTATCCTTCGGCCGCCATAGAGATGGAAAAAATGAAGGAATACTTTTTGGCCGGGCGGGAGAAGATGAGGCGAGAGTATGAGGCCCATGGCTATGCTACTTTTGAAGCAGAGGTCACCGATGATGAGAAGGAGGAAGACGCAGCAGCGACTACTCCTCATGAGGAGAAGGATGACAATGCAGCAGCGACATCTTTTCATGACAAGAATGACGATGCAGCAGCGACTCATATTCACGAGGAGAAGGATGATGTGCCAGCGACATCTTTTCACGACAAGAATGATGATGCAGCAGCGACTCCTACTCATGAGGAGAAGGATTATGCAGCAGAGACATCTTCTCCTTGGATTATTCCACGAGGAAGAGGCCGGAGAAGATTTCGCCCGGGTGTCGTGAAGCAAGCGAGTGGTGTTAAGAAAATAACTTAG